Below is a genomic region from Telmatobacter sp. DSM 110680.
TGGGAAGCTTGCTCGAAGACCTGCTGCTTATGTTGGCCGGGACGCCAGGGCTGATTCGCAATCTCGATCTTTCAGCTGAGCTTGAACGTATGGCCCAAGGTCTTAACGTCGAATGGATCGCTGCGACTTCCCGCGCGGTCGTGCAGGTGGAACAGGGGATGCGGCGGAACCTGTTGCGCTCGCTCTCACTTGATGCAATGGCGGTTGGGCTGCAGGAACGTTAACGCGACGTTACAGCATATACGCGTCAAAAAAGGCAACCTCGCCCCTGCACCGGGCATCTGTTGGAATAGAATCAGAACACTTTCAACGGCAAAGAGTTACTTGTAGTCGCATCACCCGGGTGTGCCGAGGTTTGTCGTCTGCAAGTTGATGTTTTCTATGCAACTGCCAAGAGCAGTTCCAGTGATTTGCTAGTCAAGCAAATAGAAGTTGATGTTCTGCATCTGTGCAATTCAGAGTCCTGTTGCGTTGGAGGAACTTATTTTATGAATAGTCAGTCAATGTTGCCAGGGGTAGAAAGTCAGCGCCGCGCCGCAGATTTTTTTGCAACGCATCGTCGGAGCCAGAGTTCCATCGGGACACCGTCATTTCGGTTTACCAATCACGAGATTGATGAGAATTCAGCTCATCGGCAGGCTGAGCAGTTTTATTTACAGAAGCAGATTCAATCGCAGACGCCAATGGTAATTGTGCTGGAAGACGGCGAGAAACTTGAAGGTCAGATTGAGTGGTACGACCGTGGCGTACTGAAGGTGCGCGGTAAAGCTAAGATTCTTATATATAAATCTGCGATCAA
It encodes:
- a CDS encoding RNA chaperone Hfq gives rise to the protein MNSQSMLPGVESQRRAADFFATHRRSQSSIGTPSFRFTNHEIDENSAHRQAEQFYLQKQIQSQTPMVIVLEDGEKLEGQIEWYDRGVLKVRGKAKILIYKSAIKYMYKLGEAGQ